From a single Pseudorasbora parva isolate DD20220531a chromosome 15, ASM2467924v1, whole genome shotgun sequence genomic region:
- the gja10b gene encoding gap junction protein alpha 10 b, protein MGDWNLLGSILEEVHIHSTIVGKIWLTILFIFRMLVLGVAAEDVWDDEQSEFVCNTEQPGCKNVCYDQAFPISLIRYWVLQIIFVSSPSLVYMGHALYRLRTLEKERHRKKAHLKVELEETEALEEHKKIEKELKKLEEQKKVRKAPLRGSLLRTYVLHILTRSVVEVGFIVGQYVLYGIGLAPLYKCERDPCPNSVDCFVSRPTEKSIFMIFMLVIAGVSLFLNLLEIFHLGVKKIKQTLYGSKYNGDEDSICRSKKNSMVQQVCILTNSSPQKHMHLTHTSLAVVPDGQMATLPFYMPMAGPPSSHEVPNGDPNRSEQPPRQNRFPSQPEFQALQQLGATERRSTLDNRQHSCSSEESGPKGSGPPKNVGQLPRASLRASHIEIPAALRKQSRVSKDFSEESDSPDSGTYPTARKASFMSRGLSENTSDSPDSKSGSDTEANRIAQGESPAITPPPASGRRMSMSMILELSSIMKK, encoded by the exons ATGGGAGATTGGAACTTGTTAGGGAGTATCTTGGAGGAGGTTCACATTCACTCCACCATTGTGGGCAAAATCTGGCTCACCATTCTTTTTATTTTCCGTATGCTCGTGCTCGGGGTTGCTGCGGAAGACGTGTGGGACGATGAGCaaagtgagtttgtgtgcaacACAGAGCAGCCTGGATGCAAGAACGTCTGCTACGACCAGGCGTTCCCCATATCTCTTATCAGATACTGGGTCTTACAGATCATCTTCGTCTCCTCACCATCTTTGGTGTACATGGGACATGCGCTCTACCGGCTCAGGACGCTGGAGAAGGAGCGCCACAGGAAGAAGGCTCATCTGAAAGTGGAGCTGGAGGAGACGGAGGCTTTGGAGGAGCACAAAAAGATCGAGAAGGAGCTTAAGAAGCTGGAAGAGCAGAAGAAGGTGAGGAAGGCTCCTCTGAGGGGCTCCTTGCTGCGCACATACGTGTTGCATATCTTAACCAGGTCGGTGGTGGAAGTGGGATTCATAGTGGGGCAGTATGTGCTTTATGGCATCGGACTGGCGCCGTTATACAAGTGTGAGCGCGACCCCTGCCCCAACAGTGTGGACTGCTTCGTTTCACGGCCAACCGAGAAGAGCATCTTTATGATTTTCATGCTGGTCATTGCAGGGGTGTCCCTGTTCCTCAACCTCCTGGAGATATTCCATCTTGGTGTGAAAAAGATCAAGCAGACCTTATATGGATCCAAGTACAACGGAGATGAAGATAGCATTTGCAGGTCAAAGAAAAATTCCATGGTCCAACAAGTATGCATCCTTACAAATTCCTCACCACAAAAACATATGCATTTGACGCACACTTCCCTCGCAGTGGTGCCAGATGGACAGATGGCAACTTTGCCTTTCTATATGCCAATGGCTGGTCCTCCATCTAGCCATGAGGTGCCAAACGGTGACCCTAATAGATCTGAGCAACCGCCCAGGCAGAACCGTTTTCCCAGCCAGCCCGAATTCCAGGCTCTCCAACAGCTGGGAGCCACTGAACGACGGTCCACTTTAGACAACCGTCAGCACTCCTGCAGCAGCGAGGAGTCTGGGCCCAAGGGCTCCGGACCACCCAAAAATGTTGGTCAGCTGCCCAGAGCTTCACTCAGAGCGAGTCACATAGAGATACCAGCAGCATTACGGAAGCAGAGCCGCGTCAGCAAAGACTTCAGCGAGGAGAGTGATTCCCCGGACAGCGGGACTTACCCCACTGCCAGGAAAGCCAGCTTCATGTCACGGGGGCTTTCAGAGAACACATCTGATAGTCCAGACTCCAAGAGTGGATCGGACACGGAGGCCAATCGTATAGCTCAGGGGGAGAGTCCAGCTATAACACCACCCCCTGCCAGTGGACGCAGAATGTCAATG agcatGATTCTGGAGCTGTCTTCAATCATGAAAAAGTGA
- the casp8ap2 gene encoding CASP8-associated protein 2, with translation MDELYGDLIEKPSGYNEDSVDIYSGLENSPKGDGRRGEVNPFVSPRTMESMDIYEEIIREEQEEKEATYNELKQKFDDAQKQVKELLSKLQLLQTKNSSLSSENLLLKKNICSLVKTARMEIVRKDEEISRLSNRSGRGSYGHNYHRSQMDSGPANTRHSLNNPTSSVLGSQGARQDNTMNEINQHKDRNAVSDHCAYLPTMPTVAPQPFEVLHRCPRTDLESPLNCQNKTSETLTVQPENRTSGVIKYPITSTVADVSNAPKTNNSGLRAPDTSTDCRFSSLKDNKNSPLTHIDKLEKTQNCTSQDKNCNSKDKDVSPKSQRKVDGNSSKPGRTEKELAKDSSLSSENRNQQPEVPAVFKSSEQSKSSSSQSRKASPSVSSQTSKSSVKTAADVETRSQGHMHNQTAERTSRETRHSVLRSTDCTVVDEESHFQNHKWKKRDASGHGRKEEKSSSAARRSSRTESSRHHEQKRPKESERSKRDVSNKCSSSSRERSSNRSDSSKDYERRNAKEVDDKDDDKRSKKQVDTIDSRQAFSPPRRDSQRKDDYKGKSSNRFEETSSKSKRPHCYDKSRTMEDLKCPVKNGSSENNCFEDKGIVKDRERKRGRHLEKHRVEKHGETKHVLTKDVRKNSHKKHKTVRKGQDSEDKDKNLESIHTESPSVVDVSINPCQTSEDNSPDRKLSFMETLNLTLSPLKKQKQFSDLTEANGVSSEDASSHNSRLSDTVEEFYVIDELKNIQHSDEEMVNKPEATTAGEKEDLTSSCKQSGQVVDLFTAVDSEKPSAEQTDMAVQEENATESQEVVDKVPSMDKISEEKEGKTSDSSVLDKDSLSKLTLTRKSPNRACENDTKDSLGIINNADVAITLPSEIAEVVSDNSPDSSVDGCQQQDCIATLSEEASHMEISHGNPQAKSQDLESASNGFFQDDVPCSNKAQSFPNINSSGSSVNLDISSSTVTANLDDPSKVICDVEQVGTSKPDNKSAEETLENSTSIKSQQTSEKSHQSPLWSQNIVAPNDSTIVVESSQPDSLEPDSTEREEQNTKLLNAVVSCHDEDSMMLTLRNIRVIPEPISPLTSPVRQVQKAQPQHAEKQPHVKNLSKDLSTVKTGSDKDEVNMEMNKENKSPDSSVTASSNKGTKDALSASGTEEDELEDGEIVSESEEEGPLFIQTPPREKEKPTSGTPSPKLPAVRKRVSQKKSCTPAKYSEPNKCSKSSASNDSPTSSKRRFKTVSPPLKAAVYTLDELMDMLRSIRVELRKKYMKLQKNVTKTAFCCIVDMSHASFTEFINAVDLGKLCCQGNDIKVTLNKIISSIMSKVPKNGIVNRIFEQRAGDLKQKLWTFVDGQFDFLFKELKTALKNESEPSKNASNENKNATLKRKEIESEVVEKEPFSTPGPIHRAKKSKVDTGSFVREALPNNLPRRGLGSRGKNIKAVMNKDDQLAKVTTSQQLPTSSSERSFHEGTSESDNRISFVRRLSHNGSIQDKSDFEILTEQQTSSLTFNLVSDSQMGEIFKCLLQGSDLLESSVPVGDNTSWPLSTPRKEGLPGDSLIGIMTPNKATPSKFITSWSSISPYKFASNSKMLVDPAILDESCLLEVPSNSEPCHLPVQSTVISQRSFSILAEDLAVSLTIPSPLKSDSHLSFLNPGTGQPFSAPNSVLSAHYSEDALLDGEDATEQDIHLSLDTDNSSCGSSPSRTWESSDPSGFQFQPNLQMQAVVMERSNDHFIVRIRRTSTGPIESKQNEGRAVPALAERPEPKPNLTVTNENLGPAPGEMMNKSLTNVNMSCHISDKSIVAQPSSQKSSPEGACDGGNFFCNNAEPVSKETCVTAPEESSAAEIETSDMSGIVRNTIQSPSAPKSKSERMSKKRKKHQSEPKAKHSKVEKSQDRHSRSRHKKRSKSSKEKVSTAIPQVSPSSLSAKNVIRKKGEVVVTWTRDEDRDILVELKMKGTSPKTFAALSKRLKKSTEQIEERFSQLMKLFKKKEKMEN, from the exons ATGGATGAACTTTATGGTGATCTTATTGAGAAGCCCTCTG GTTACAATGAGGACTCGGTGGACATTTACTCTGGCCTGGAGAACAGCCCTAAGGGTGATGGACGCAGAG gtGAAGTAAACCCATTCGTTTCCCCACGTACAATGGAATCAATGGATATTTATGAGGAAATTATCAGGGAAGAACAAGAAGAAAAGGAGGCAACTTATAATGAG TTAAAGCAAAAATTTGATGATGCACAAAAACAAGTTAAGGAACTGCTCTCAAAGTTGCAGCTATTGCAGACAAAG AATTCAAGTTTGAGCAGTGAAAACCTACTTCTGAAGAAGAACATTTGTTCTCTCGTCAAGACGGCTAGAATGGAGATTGTGCGTAAGGATGAGGAAATTAGCAGGCTCAGCAACAG GTCCGGTCGTGGAAGTTATGGTCACAATTACCATCGATCTCAAATGGACAGTGGTCCAGCAAACACAAGGCACAGTTTGAACAATCCTACAAGTTCTGTTTTAGGATCACAAGGTGCTAGACAAGATAATACTATGAATGAAATAAATCAGCACAAGGACAGAAACGCTGTGTCGGATCACTGTGCATATCTGCCAACAATGCCAACTGTAGCACCACAACCATTTGAGGTGCTCCATAGATGCCCTAGAACTGATCTTGAAAGTCCTCTGAACTGTCAGAATAAAACTTCTGAGACCCTGACTGTCCAACCAGAGAACAGAACATCAGGGGTTATAAAATATCCCATCACATCCACAGTGGCAGATGTCTCGAATGCTCCCAAAACAAATAACTCTGGACTGAGAGCCCCTGATACAAGTACTGATTGTCGATTCAGTAGCTTGAAGGACAATAAGAACTCTCCCTTAACACATATAGACAagctagaaaaaacacagaattgcaCAAGCCAGGACAAAAATTGTAACTCGAAGGATAAGGATGTGTCACCTAAGTCTCAGAGAAAAGTGGACGGCAACTCAAGCAAGCCAGGAAGAACCGAAAAAGAGCTTGCAAAAGATAGTTCTTTGTCTAGTGAAAACCGAAATCAGCAGCCTGAGGTTCCAGCCGTTTTTAAAAGTTCAGAACAATCGAAAAGCTCTTCCTCCCAGTCACGCAAAGCCTCGCCATCTGTCTCTTCCCAAACATCCAAAAGTTCAGTTAAGACAGCAGCAGATGTGGAGACACGGAGTCAAGGGCACATGCATAATCAAACTGCAGAGAGAACTAGCAGAGAAACAAGACACTCTGTCTTGAGAAGTACAGATTGTACTGTGGTGGATGAAGAAAGCCATTTCCAAAACCACAAATGGAAGAAAAGAGATGCAAGTGGCCATGGAAGAAAGGAGGAGAAAAGTTCCAGTGCAGCAAGGAGGAGTAGCAGAACCGAAAGCAGCAGACACCATGAGCAAAAGAGGCCAAAGGAGAGTGAGAGGAGTAAAAGAGATGTCAGTAACAAatgcagtagtagtagtagagaAAGAAGCAGCAACAGGTCAGACAGTAGCAAAGATTATGAGCGAAGGAATGCCAAGGAGGTGGATGATAAAGATGACGATAAAAGATCTAAGAAACAAGTTGATACCATAGACAGTAGGCAAGCTTTTTCTCCTCCCAGGCGTGATTCTCAACGAAAGGATGATTATAAGGGGAAATCATCAAACAGATTCGAGGAGACCTCATCCAAAAGCAAACGGCCTCATTGCTATGATAAATCTAGAACGATGGAGGATTTAAAATGTCCGGTCAAAAATGGAAGTTCTGAAAATAACTGTTTTGAAGACAAGGGTATAGTCAAGgacagagaaagaaaaagaggcCGACATTTGGAGAAGCATAGGGTAGAGAAGCATGGAGAAACAAAACATGTTCTTACCAAAGATGTCAGAAAGAACTCCCATAAAAAGCACAAAACTGTCAGAAAAGGTCAAGATAGCGAGGATAAGGACAAAAATCTTGAATCTATTCATACGGAGTCACCATCAGTGGTAGATGTCAGCATCAATCCCTGCCAAACTTCAGAGGATAATAGTCCAGACAGAAAGCTGAGTTTCATGGAGACATTGAACCTCACCCTGTCACCTCTTAAAAAACAGAAGCAGTTCTCCGATCTCACAGAAGCCAATGGAGTGTCATCTGAAGATGCCTCATCACATAACAGTAGATTATCCGACACCGTGGAGGAATTCTACGTCATAGATGAATTGAAGAACATCCAGCACAGTGACGAGGAAATGGTTAATAAGCCTGAGGCCACAACTGCAGGTGAAAAAGAAGACCTTACCAGTTCTTGCAAACAATCCGGACAAGTTGTTGATCTCTTCACAGCTGTAGACTCTGAGAAGCCCTCAGCAGAACAAACAGACATGGCGGTACAAGAAGAGAATGCCACTGAAAGTCAAGAGGTTGTGGACAAAGTGCCATCAATGGATAAAATCTCAGAGGAGAAGGAAGGCAAGACTTCAGATTCCAGTGTGTTAGACAAAGATTCATTATCAAAATTAACCCTTACTAGAAAGTCTCCAAATCGTGCCTGTGAGAATGACACCAAAGACTCTCTGGGAATTATAAATAATGCTGATGTCGCTATCACTTTGCCCTCTGAAATAGCAGAAGTAGTTTCAGATAATAGTCCTGATTCAAGTGTTGATGGTTGTCAGCAACAAGACTGTATTGCCACTTTGTCCGAAGAGGCTTCTCACATGGAAATCTCACATGGAAATCCTCAGGCAAAGTCTCAAGATTTAGAATCAGCATCAAATGGGTTTTTTCAAGATGATGTGCCATGCTCTAACAAGGCACAAAGTTTTCCTAATATTAATTCATCTGGAAGTTCTGTCAACCTGGACATTTCTTCTAGTACAGTTACTGCAAATCTAGATGACCCAAGCAAAGTTATTTGTGATGTTGAACAAGTAGGTACTTCAAAACCGGACAATAAGAGTGCAGAGGAAACACTTGAAAATTCAACATCAATTAAATCACAGCAGACTTCTGAAAAATCCCATCAAAGTCCATTATGGAGTCAGAACATTGTGGCTCCAAATGATAGCACTATTGTTGTAGAGTCTTCGCAACCTGATTCCTTAGAGCCAGATTCCACAGAAAGAGAAGAGCAGAACACAAAGTTATTGAACGCTGTTGTTTCTTGCCATGACGAAGACTCCATGATGCTTACCCTGAGGAACATCAGAGTTATTCCAGAGCCCATTAGCCCCCTCACAAGCCCAGTCCGTCAGGTGCAGAAAGCACAGCCTCAGCATGCTGAGAAGCAACCACATGTCAAAAATCTTAGCAAAG ATCTCTCAACTGTGAAAACTGGCAGTGATAAGGATGAGGTAAATATGGAGATGAACAAGGAGAATAAGTCACCTGACTCTTCTGTCACGGCTTCTTCCAACAAAGGGACAAAAGATGCCCTCTCTGCTTCTGGAACTGAGGAAGATGAGCTGGAGGATGGTGAGATAGTTAGTGAGAGTGAAGAAGAGGGACCTCTGTTTATCCAGACTCCTCCAAGAGAAAAGGAAAAACCAACCTCAGGAACTCCAAGTCCAAAGCTACCTGCAGTTAGGAAAAGAGTGTCCCAAAAGAAATCTTGTACCCCTGCTAAATATTCAGAGCCAAACAAGTGTTCAAAGTCATCTGCTTCCAACGACAGTCCCACTTCAAGTAAGAGACGCTTTAAAACTGTCAGCCCACCTTTGAAAGCTGCAGTCTATACGCTAGATGAATTGATGGACATGTTAAGATCTATTCGAGTTGAGTTGAGGAAAAAGTACATGAAGCTTCAGAAAAATGTCACTAAGACTGCATTCTGCTGTATAGTGGATATGTCTCATGCCTCTTTTACAGAATTTATCAATGCAGTTGACTTGGGCAAATTGTGCTGCCAAGGTAATGACATTAAAGTTACACTTAATAAGATTATTTCATCGATCATGAGCAAGGTCCCTAAGAATGGCATCGTCAATCGTATCTTTGAGCAGAGAGCTGGAGACCTCAAGCAGAAGTTGTGGACATTTGTGGATGGGCAGTTTGATTTCTTGTTCAAGGAACTGAAGACAGCACTCAAAAATGAGTCTGAGCCATCCAAGAATgcatcaaatgaaaataaaaatgcaaccCTTAAAAGAAAAGAGATTGAAAGTGAGGTGGTAGAAAAAGAACCTTTTAGCACACCTGGGCCTATTCATAGGGCTAAGAAGTCAAAAGTTGACACTGGAAGTTTTGTCAGAGAGGCCCTTCCAAATAATCTGCCTCGCAGGGGCCTTGGGAGCAGAGGTAAAAACATAAAAGCTGTCATGAATAAAGACGATCAGCTGGCAAAGGTGACAACATCACAACAGCTTCCTACTTCATCCTCTGAAAGGTCTTTCCACGAAGGTACCTCAGAATCTGACAATAGAATCTCTTTTGTCCGTCGTCTCTCCCATAATGGATCGATTCAAGATAAGTCAGACTTTGAAATTCTAACCGAGCAGCAAACATCAAGTTTAACCTTTAACTTGGTTTCTGACTCTCAAATGGGAGAGATATTCAAGTGTCTTTTGCAAGGGTCTGATTTGCTTGAATCCAGTGTGCCTGTTGGTGACAATACAAGTTGGCCACTCAGCACACCTCGAAAAGAAGGACTTCCAGGGGATAGTTTGATTGGGATTATGACCCCTAACAAGGCAACCCCATCTAAATTCATCACATCCTGGTCTTCCATTTCCCCTTACAAGTTTGCTTCAAACAGCAAAATGCTGGTAGACCCAGCAATTCTCGATGAAAGCTGTTTGTTAGAAGTCCCCTCTAATTCTGAACCATGTCATCTTCCTGTTCAGTCAACTGTAATCTCTCAAAGATCCTTCTCTATCTTGGCGGAAGATCTAGCAGTGTCCCTTACCATCCCCTCACCATTAAAGTCCGATAGTCACTTGAGTTTCTTGAATCCTGGAACTGGACAGCCATTTTCTGCCCCAAACAGTGTCCTCAGTGCCCATTATAGTGAAGACGCTCTTCTTGATGGAGAAGATGCGACCGAACAGGACATCCACCTTTCTCTAGACACCGATAACTCAAGTTGTGGGTCGAGTCCCAGCAGGACATGGGAGAGCTCTGATCCATCCGGTTTCCAGTTCCAACCGAATTTACAAATGCAAGCTGTGGTAATGGAGAGGTCAAATGACCATTTCATTGTGCGAATAAGACGGACATCTACTGGCCCAATTGAAAGTAAACAAAATGAAGGCAGAGCAGTACCAGCGTTAGCTGAACGTCCAGAGCCCAAGCCTAATCTCACTGTGACCAATGAAAACTTGGGTCCTGCACCTGGAGAGATGATGAACAAAAGCCTAACCAATGTAAACATGTCATGTcatatttcagataaatcaaTAGTAGCTCAACCGTCAAGCCAAAAATCCTCACCTGAAGGTGCTTGTGATGGTGGCAACTTTTTCTGCAACAATGCTGAGCCTGTTTCCAAAGAAACCTGTGTTACTGCTCCTGAGGAAAGCAGTGCAGCAGAGATTGAAACATCAGATATGTCAGGAATTGTAAGGAACACAATACAGAGCCCAAGTGCGCCAAAGTCTAAATCCGAGAGGATGtcaaagaaacgcaaaaagcACCAATCGGAGCCAAAGGCAAAGCACTCAAAGGTAGAAAAATCTCAAGATAGACATTCCAGGTCCAGGCATAAGAAAAGGTCAAAATCCTCCAAAGAAAAAGTCTCAACTGCAATACCCCAGGTGTCCCCTAGCAGCCTGTCTGCTAAGAATGTTATCAGGAAGAAAGGGGAAGTGGTGGTGACATGGACCAG GGATGAAGATCGGGACATACTCGTCGAGCTTAAAATGAAGGGGACTTCACCCAAGACATTTGCTGCTCTGTCGAAAAGGTTGAAGAAGTCAACAGAGCAG ATCGAGGAGCGGTTCTCTCAATTAATGAAGCTATTCAAGAAGAAAGAGAAAATGGAGAACTGA